A region of Betta splendens chromosome 13, fBetSpl5.4, whole genome shotgun sequence DNA encodes the following proteins:
- the LOC114868540 gene encoding extracellular calcium-sensing receptor-like — translation MWDTGVQCREGVMRTRVCFVFVGCFFFLVYFSESFLPASSCKLWRRFHLNGMHKAGDIVLGGLFEIHYGSVFPELTLTSEPPQPSCQGFDPLGFRHAVTMAFAIEEINKHSSLLPNVTLGYSLYDNCATLGIGFSAALSLASGQEEQTMLPLNCSGALPVLGSVGDPFSTFSIATSNVLGLFKLPIVSYFATCSCLSDRRRFPSFFRTIPSDAFQVRTMIQILKHFGWTWVGLLVSDDDYGLHAARSFQSGLHKTGVGCLAYSETLPWGNKPNEYKRIVAMMTKSTARVVIVFAHQIHMLQLMQEVVKKNLTGLQWIASEAWTLLDGLHTPSFMPYLGGTLGITIRRGNIPGLRDFLLELNVNQHNDTRYNMMKQFWEHIFHCRFAPSPVYWVENGRVLCTGDESLPNMDTVGFLDVSELRPEYNIYKAVYALTHALHDLLQCEPGSEPFNGHSCATLENLEPWQLMYYLKKVNFTTAFGDQVSFDENGDVLPIYDIMNWLWLPDGRIKVESVGVVRKSTSESEELILNQEKIFWNFESKQPPRSVCSENCPPGTRVARKRGEPVCCFDCITCSEGKISNKTDSIECINCPEDFWANLQRDQCVPKKTEFLSYHDPLGMCLTSFSLLGTLICAIVLGIFIYHRSTPMVRANNSELSFLILLSLKLCFLCSLLFIGQPRLWTCQLRHAAFGISFVLCVSCILVKTVVVLAVFKASKPGGGASLKWFGAVQQRGTVLGLTSIQAAICTFWILFASPVPHKNTQYHNDKIVYECVVGSTVGFTVLLGYIGLLAVLSFLLAFLARNLPDNFNEAKLITFSMLIFCAVWVAFVPAYVNSPGKYADAVEVFAILASSFGLLVALFGPKCYIILLRPERNTRKAMIGRNINKK, via the exons ATGTGGGACACAGGTGTACAGTGCAGGGAGGGAGTGATGAGGActcgtgtttgttttgtttttgtaggttgtttttttttcttggtttacTTCTCTgagtctttccttcctgcttcctcttgCAAGTTATGGAGGAGATTTCACCTTAATGGGATGCATAAGGCTGGTGACATAGTTCTGGGTGGCTTGTTTGAAATCCACTATGGCTCAGTGTTTCCTGAACTGACGCTCACCTCAGAACCTCCTCAGCCGAGCTGCCAAGG CTTCGACCCTCTGGGGTTCAGACATGCCGTGACCATGGCCTTTGCTATTGAGGAGATCAACAAACACTCCAGCCTTCTACCTAATGTGACTCTTGGATACAGTCTTTATGACAACTGTGCTACGCTGGGTATTGGCTTCAGTGCTGCACTGTCGCTGGCTAGTGGTCAAGAGGAGCAGACTATGCTTCCGCTGAACTGTTCAGGGGCTCTGCCAGTCCTGGGGAGTGTGGGGGATCCCTTCTCAACATTTTCTATAGCCACATCCAATGTTCTAGGCTTGTTCAAACTGCCTATT GTGAGTTATTTTGCCACATGTTCTTGTCTGAGTGACCGGAGAAGGTTTCCATCTTTTTTTAGAACCATCCCAAGTGATGCTTTCCAG GTGCGTACCATGATTCAGATCCTAAAACACTTTGGCTGGACATGGGTAGGTCTGCTGGTCAGTGATGATGATTATGGACTTCACGCTGCTCGGTCTTTCCAGTCTGGCTTACATAAGACTGGTGTAGGTTGTCTGGCATACTCAGAGACTTTGCCTTGGGGCAATAAGCCGAATGAATACAAGAGAATTGTGGCTATGATGACAAAATCTACAGCTCGCGTGGTCATTGTCTTTGCTCACCAGATTCACATGCTTCAACTAATGCAAGAG GTGGTGAAAAAGAATTTGACAGGCTTACAGTGGATTGCCAGTGAAGCTTGGACGTTACTCGATGGGCTCCATACTCCTTCCTTCATGCCGTACTTGGGAGGCACACTAGGTATTACTATTCGTCGTGGAAACATACCAGGCCTCAGAGACTTCCTTTTAGAACTGAATGTTAACCAACATAATGACACCAGATATAACATG ATGAAGCAGTTTTGGGAGCATATATTTCACTGTAGGTTTGCACCATCTCCAGTATATTGGGTGGAAAATGGGAGAGTACTATGCACTGGAGATGAAAGTCTGCCTAACATGGACACTGTGGGGTTTTTGGACGTGTCAGAACTCAGACCAGAGTACAATATTTACAAGGCGGTGTATGCTCTGACACACGCCCTCCATGACTTGCTGCAGTGTGAGCCAGGGAGTGAGCCATTCAATGGACACAGCTGTGCTACTTTAGAAAATCTGGAGCCATGGCAG CTGATGTATTACTTAAAGAAGGTGAACTTCACCACTGCCTTTGGTGATCAAGTATCATTCGATGAAAATGGTGATGTTTTACCAATCTATGATATTATGAATTGGCTGTGGCTCCCAGACGGAAGAATTAAAGTTGAGAGTGTTGGGGTAGTTAGGAAGTCAACATCTGAAAGTGAAGAACTCATACTTAACCAAGAGAAAATCTTCTGGAACTTTGAATCCAAGCAG CCACCCAGGTCAGTGTGTAGTGAGAACTGTCCTCCAGGTACCCGTGTGGCAAGGAAACGGGGAGAACCTGTCTGCTGTTTTGACTGCATCACTTGCTCTGAGGGAAAGATCAGCAATAAAACTG ACTCTATAGAGTGCATCAATTGTCCAGAGGATTTTTGGGCAAACCTTCAGCGTGACCAATGCGTGCCAAAGAAAACTGAGTTCCTCTCCTACCATGATCCTCTCGGCATGTGTTTGACATCTTTTTCATTGCTAGGCACACTTATCTGTGCCATTGTCCTGGGCATCTTCATCTATCATCGCAGCACACCTATGGTACGCGCCAACAACTCAGAACTAAGTTTCCTGATCTTGTTGTCACTCAAATTATGTTTCCTGTGCTCTCTGCTGTTTATTGGCCAACCCAGACTGTGGACATGTCAATTAAGACATGCAGCATTTGGAATCAGCTTTGTTCTTTGTGTCTCATGCATCCTGGTTAAAACTGTGGTGGTCCTAGCTGTGTTCAAGGCCTCCAAGCCGGGAGGTGGAGCCAGCCTAAAGTGGTTTGgtgctgtgcagcagagagggacGGTTCTGGGTCTTACATCGATCCAAGCAGCAATTTGCACTTTTTGGATCCTCTTTGCGTCTCCAGTGCCTCATAAAAATACTCAATACCACAATGACAAGATAGTTTATGAGTGTGTAGTTGGGTCCACAGTTGGTTTTACAGTATTACTTGGTTACATTGGTTTACTGGCTGTCCTTAGCTTCTTATTAGCATTTCTGGCGCGGAATCTTCCAGACAACTTCAATGAGGCCAAACTCATCACCTTTAGCATGTTGATCTTCTGTGCTGTGTGGGTGGCCTTTGTTCCTGCTTATGTTAATTCTCCTGGTAAATATGCTGATGCTGTGGAGGTGTTTGCTATCCTGGCTTCAAGCTTTGGTCTGCTGGTGGCGCTGTTTGGACCTAAATGTTACATAATCCTACTGagaccagagagaaacacaagaaaAGCAATGATTGGTCGAAACATCAATAAGAAGTGA
- the LOC114868537 gene encoding extracellular calcium-sensing receptor-like, which yields MCIHTLCFSFDILGFRDAMTMAFTIDEINNSSKLLPNMTLGYSLYDSCGALIIGLSAALSLASGQEEHVVLQDNCSGTPPVLGIVGDSYSTISIAISHVLGLYRMPIVSYFATCSCLTDRQRFPSFFRTIPSDAFQVRAMIEVLKHFSWTWVGLIVAPNDYGLHVARSFQSNLLQSGGGCLAYLEVLPRDNDPSELRRIVQLIKTSTARVVMVFVQRTQIIDLMEEVVTQNVTGRQWIASEAWTAAAALQTPHFMPYLGGTLGIAIRRGEIPGLRKFLLQIHPDCNDKNYERNMVSQFWEHTFQCRFHPEGWEGASPAQCTGQENIDSAKTELMEISNLRSEYNVYKAVYSVAYALDDMLRCEPGQGPFSGNSCATLQSMEPWQLVHYLQHVNFSTSFGDQVSFDDNGDVLPIYDIMNWLWLPDGTTEVQNVGEIKRSPFSGEELTLDEGKIFWNFKSRKPPLSICSESCSPGTRMARRKGQPVCCFDCIPCSDGKISNKTDSTECTNCPEDFWSNPQRDHCVRKETVFLSYHEPLGICLTATSLLGTFVCAVVLGIFIYHRSTPMVRANNSELSFLILVSLKLCFLCSLLFIGSPMLWTCQLRHAAFGISFVLCVSCILVKTMVVLAVFKASKPGGGASLKWFGAVQQRGTVFILTSIQAAICTTWLVSASPAPHKNTQYHNDRIVYECVVGSTVGFAVLLGYIGFLAVLSFLLAFLARNLPDNFNEAKLITFSMLIFCAVWVAFVPAYVNSPGKYADAVEVFAILASSFGLLFALFGPKCYIILVRPERNTKRAIMSRVITKY from the exons ATGTGCATTCACACCTTGTGCTTTAGCTTTGACATTCTAGGCTTCAGGGATGCCATGACTATGGCCTTTACCATTGATGAGATCAACAACAGCTCCAAGCTGCTGCCTAACATGACTCTGGGATACAGCTTGTATGACTCGTGTGGTGCCCTAATTATTGGCCTTAGTGCTGCCTTGTCACTAGCCAGTGGTCAGGAGGAGCATGTTGTGCTACAGGATAACTGTTCAGGAACTCCTCCAGTCCTGGGGATTGTGGGTGATTCATACTCAACCATTTCTATAGCCATCTCCCATGTGCTAGGATTATACAGAATGCCTATT GTAAGTTACTTTGCAACATGCTCCTGCTTGACTGATCGGCAACGGTTTCCATCCTTTTTTAGGACAATACCAAGTGATGCTTTTCAG gTGCGTGCTATGATTGAGGTTTTAAAACACTTCAGCTGGACTTGGGTTGGACTGATAGTTGCTCCCAATGACTATGGACTCCATGTGGCCCGCTCCTTTCAATCTAACCTGCTTCAGTCGGGTGGAGGTTGCTTAGCCTACCTAGAGGTGTTACCCCGGGACAATGATCCAAGTGAACTCAGGAGGATTGTGCAGTTGATAAAGACATCAACAGCTCGTGTAGTGATGGTGTTTGTACAAAGGACCCAGATTATTGATCTCATGGAAGAG GTGGTGACACAGAATGTGACAGGTCGGCAGTGGATCGCCAGCGAAGCCTGGACAGCGGCTGCTGCGCTTCAGACCCCCCACTTTATGCCGTACCTGGGTGGGACACTAGGCATCGCCATTCGTCGAGGAGAAATACCTGGGCTCAGAAAGTTTCTGTTACAAATACACCCTGACTGCAATGACAAGAACTATGAAAGGAACATG GTGTCACAGTTTTGGGAACACACATTTCAGTGTAGATTTCATCCAGAAGGTTGGGAAGGAGCCAGCCCAGCACAGTGCACTGGACAGGAAAATATTGACAGTGCGAAAACAGAGTTGATGGAGATTTCTAACCTCAGGTCTGAGTACAATGTTTACAAAGCAGTGTATTCTGTGGCATATGCCCTTGATGACATGCTGCGATGTGAACCAGGTCAAGGGCCGTTCAGTGGGAACAGCTGTGCCACTTTGCAAAGCATGGAGCCATGGCAG CTTGTACATTATTTACAGCATGTCAACTTCTCCACATCGTTTGGTGATCAGGTGTCGTTTGATGACAATGGTGATGTCTTACCAATCTATGACATCATGAATTGGCTGTGGCTCCCTGATGGAACAACTGAAGTTCAGAATGTGGGAGAGATTAAGAGGTCACCTTTCAGTGGTGAAGAACTGACACTGGACGAAGGCAAAATCTTCTGGAACTTTAAATCGCGAAAG CCTCCTCTCTCTATCTGCAGTGAGAGCTGTTCTCCAGGGACCCGCATGGCCAGAAGAAAAGGACAGCCTGTGTGCTGCTTTGACTGCATCCCTTGTTCTGACGGAAAGATCAGCAATAAAACTG ACTCCACAGAGTGCACCAACTGCCCAGAGGATTTCTGGTCCAACCCACAGCGTGACCATTGTGTTCGTAAAGAAACTGTGTTTCTTTCCTACCATGAGCCTCTGGGCATCTGCTTGACAGCCACATCATTACTGGGcacatttgtttgtgctgttgtcttAGGCATCTTCATCTATCATCGTAGCACACCTATGGTACGCGCCAACAATTCAGAATTGAGTTTCCTGATCTTGGTGTCACTCAaactgtgtttcctctgttcGCTGCTGTTTATTGGCAGCCCTATGCTGTGGACATGTCAGCTGAGACATGCAGCATTTGGAATCAGCTTCGTGCTTTGTGTTTCATGCATCCTGGTTAAAACCATGGTGGTCCTGGCTGTGTTCAAGGCCTCAAAGCCAGGAGGTGGAGCCAGTCTAAAGTGGTTTGGTGCTGTGCAGCAGAGGGGGACAGTTTTCATTCTTACTTCTATACAGGCAGCAATCTGTACTACCTGGCTTGTCTCTGCCTCCCCAGCTCCCCATAAAAACACTCAATACCACAATGACAGGATCGTTTATGAGTGTGTAGTTGGGTCCACTGTTGGCTTTGCAGTGTTGCTAGGCTACATTGGTTTTTTGGCCGTCCTCAGCTTCTTATTAGCATTTCTGGCACGGAATCTTCCAGATAACTTCAATGAGGCCAAACTCAtcacgttcagcatgttgatctTCTGTGCTGTGTGGGTGGCCTTTGTTCCTGCTTATGTTAACTCTCCTGGTAAATATGCTGATGCTGTGGAGGTGTTTGCCATCCTGGCTTCAAGCTTTGGCCTGTTGTTTGCACTTTTTGGACCTAAATGTTATATAATTCTAGTAcgaccagagagaaacacaaaaaggGCAATTATGAGTCGAGTTATCACCAAATATTAA
- the LOC121202682 gene encoding extracellular calcium-sensing receptor-like — protein MCCCLTVILYVSFDPLGFRHAMTMAFAIEEINKHSSLLPNVTLGYSLYDNCATLGIGVSAALSLASGQEEQGVLQLNCSGAPPVLGIVGDSFSTFSIATSTVLGLFKLPIVSYFATCSCLSDRRRFPSFFRTIPSDAFQVRAIIQILKYFGWTWTGLLVSDDDYGLYAARTFQSDLSQSSVACLAYLEILPWGNNPNEYKRIVDVMTQSSARVVILFAPQTHIVQLMEEVVKKNLRGLQWIASEAWTLAAVLQTPHLMPYLGGSLGIAIRRGEIPGLKDFILQIRPDLHPNTYGNSVVRQVWEYTFHCKFAPLPPGFLEAGGALCTGQEELESMKIEFLDVSNLRPEYNIYKAVYALAHALHDLLQCKLGRGPFEGHSCATLEKLEPWQLIYYLEKVNFTTAFGDQVSFDANGDALPIYDIMNWLWLPDGRIKVESVGVVRKSTSESEELILNQEKIFWNFESKQPPRSVCSESCIPGTRMARKKGQPVCCFDCIPCSEGNISNRTDSTECTSCPEDFWSNRQRDHCVPKETEFLSYHDPLGMCLTFASFLGTLICAIVLGIFIYYRSTPMVRANNSELSFLILLSLKLCFLCSLLFIGQPRLWTCKLRHAAFGISFVLCVSCILVKTMVVLAVFKASKPGGGASLKWFGAVQQRETVLALTCIQAAICTSWIVSASPSPHKNTHYHNDRIVYECVVGSTIGFAVLLGYIGLLAVLSFLLAFLARNLPDNFNEAKLITFSMLIFCAVWVAFVPAYVNSPGKYADAVEVFAILASSFGLLVSLFGPKCYIILLRPERNTKKAIMNRDTTH, from the exons atgtgttgctgtttgactgtgatactgtatgttagCTTTGACCCTCTGGGGTTCAGACATGCAATGACCATGGCCTTTGCTATCGAGGAGATCAACAAACACTCCAGCCTTCTACCCAATGTCACTCTGGGATATAGTCTTTATGACAACTGTGCTACCCTGGGCATCGGCGTCAGTGCTGCACTGTCGCTGGCTAGTGGTCAAGAGGAGCAGGGTGTCCTTCAGCTGAACTGTTCAGGGGCTCCTCCAGTCCTGGGGATTGTGGGTGATTCCTTCTCAACTTTTTCTATAGCCACATCTACTGTTTTGGGCCTGTTTAAGCTCCCTATT GTGAGTTATTTTGCCACATGTTCTTGTCTGAGTGATCGGAGAAGGTTTCCATCTTTCTTTAGAACCATCCCAAGTGATGCCTTCCAG GTGCGTGCTATAATTCAGATTCTAAAATACTTCGGCTGGACTTGGACAGGTCTGCTGGTCAGTGATGATGATTATGGACTTTATGCTGCTCGAACGTTCCAGTCTGACCTGAGTCAGTCCAGTGTTGCTTGCCTGGCTTACTTGGAGATTTTGCCTTGGGGCAACAATCCGAATGAATACAAACGAATTGTGGACGTAATGACACAATCCTCAGCTCGTGTAGTCATTCTCTTtgcaccacagacacacatagtTCAACTCATGGAAGAG GTTGTAAAGAAGAATTTGAGAGGCCTGCAGTGGATTGCCAGTGAAGCTTGGACATTGGCGGCTGTCCTCCAGACCCCCCACCTCATGCCCTACCTGGGTGGCTCATTAGGCATTGCTATCCGTCGAGGAGAGATACCCGGCCTCAAGGACTTCATTTTGCAAATACGTCCTGACCTTCACCCAAACACCTATGGAAATAGTGTG GTTAGGCAGGTTTGGGAGTATACATTTCATTGCAAGTTTGCGCCACTGCCACCAGGTTTTttggaagctggaggagcactATGCACTGGACAGGAAGAGTTAGAGAGTATGAAGATTGAGTTTTTGGATGTTTCCAACCTCAGGCCTGAGTACAATATTTACAAGGCGGTGTATGCTTTGGCACACGCCCTCCACGATCTGCTACAGTGTAAGCTAGGGAGGGGGCCGTTCGAAGGACACAGCTGTGCTACTTTAGAAAAACTGGAGCCATGGCAG CTAATATATTACTTGGAGAAGGTGAACTTCACCACTGCCTTTGGTGATCAAGTATCATTTGATGCGAATGGTGATGCTTTACCAATCTATGATATTATGAACTGGCTGTGGCTCCCAGATGGAAGAATTAAAGTTGAGAGTGTTGGGGTAGTTAGGAAGTCAACATCTGAAAGTGAAGAACTCATACTTAACCAAGAGAAAATCTTTTGGAACTTTGAATCTAAGCAG CCCCCCAGGTCAGTGTGCAGCGAGAGCTGCATCCCAGGAACCCGCAtggcaagaaaaaaaggacagcctgtctgctgctttgactgcaTCCCTTGTTCTGAAGGAAATATCAGCAATAGAACTG ACTCCACAGAGTGCACCAGTTGCCCAGAGGATTTCTGGTCCAACCGTCAGCGTGACCACTGTGTTCCTAAAGAAACTGAGTTTCTGTCCTACCATGATCCTCTTGGCATGTGCTTAACATTTGCTTCATTTCTGGGCACACTTATCTGTGCCATTGTGCTGGGCATCTTCATCTATTATCGCAGCACACCCATGGTACGTGCCAACAACTCAGAACTAAGTTTCCTGATCTTGTTGTCACTCAAATTATGTTTCCTGTGCTCTCTGCTGTTTATTGGCCAACCCAGACTGTGGACATGTAAATTGAGACATGCAGCATTTGGGATcagctttgtgctttgtgtctcaTGCATCCTGGTTAAAACCATGGTGGTCCTAGCTGTGTTCAAGGCCTCCAAGCCAGGAGGTGGAGCCAGTCTAAAGTGGTTTGgtgctgtgcagcagagagaaaCCGTTTTAGCTCTCACTTGCATTCAGGCAGCAATCTGCACTTCTTGGATTGTCTCTGCATCTCCATCACCTCACAAAAACACTCATTACCACAATGACAGGATTGTTTATGAGTGTGTAGTTGGATCAACGATAGGTTTTGCAGTGTTACTCGGGTACATCGGTTTACTGGCTGTCCTGAGCTTCTTATTAGCATTTCTGGCGAGGAATCTTCCAGATAATTTCAATGAGGCCAAACTCAtcacgttcagcatgttgatctTCTGTGCTGTGTGGGTTGCCTTTGTTCCTGCTTATGTTAACTCTCCTGGTAAATATGCTGATGCAGTGGAGGTGTTTGCCATCCTGGCTTCAAGTTTTGGCCTCTTAGTTTCACTGTTTGGACCTAAATGTTACATAATCCTGTTGagaccagagagaaacacaaaaaaggcaATAATGAATCGGGACACAACACactga
- the LOC114868539 gene encoding extracellular calcium-sensing receptor-like has protein sequence MTLHINCNASNCALYNMRILGEEMGMITEAFLGPCCFSYICVMLLFCSTSCLISESSSFYPSCQLRRHFILNGMHKPGDVILGGLFEIHYTSVFPELTFTSEPNQLRCQGFDPTGFRHAMTMAFAIEEINKNSNLLPNVTVGYSLYDNCATLVTGFSAALSLATGQEEQFVSHRACLGTPPVLGIVGDSFSTFSIATSDVLGLFRLPLVSYFATCSCLSDRRRFPSFFRTIPNDAFQVRVVVQVLKHFGWTWAGLLVSGDDYGLHVSRSLQSNLGQSGAVCLAYTEILPWGDNPAELQRIVELMKTSTAQVVIVFAHQIHMIQLMEEVVRQNVTGLQWIASEAWTSAAVLQTSHFMPHLGGTLGIAIRRGEIPGLRNFLVQVRPVDHQNNTYGNSLVRQFWEHTFGCRFAPPGLVDADGALCTGQEDLEEVEADFLDVSNLRPEYNIYKAVYALAHALDELLRCVPGRGPFTGHSCGSLQSLEAWQIIYYLEKVKFTTSFGDQVSFDENGDALPIYDVMNWVWLPEGKIKIQSVGVVRMSHFKDEELTIYEDKIFWNFPSKKPPQSVCSDSCPPGTRMVRKKGQPVCCYDCVPCSEGKYSNGTDSTECISCQEDFWSSPQRDHCVPKEIEFLSYHEPLGICLTASSLLGTFICAIVLGIFSYHRNTPIVRANNSELSFLILVSLKLCFLCSLLFIGRPRQWTCQLRHAAFGISFVLCVSCILVKTMVVLAVFKASKPGGGASLKWFGAVQQRGTVLGLTSIQAAICTVWLIFSSPAPHKNIQYHNNKIIYECVSGSTLGFSVLLGYVGLLAVLSFLLAFLARNLPDNFNEAKLITFSMLIFCAVWVAFVPAYVNSPGKYADAVEVFAILASSFGLLVALFGPKCYIILLRPERNTKRAMTGRSIDKK, from the exons ATGACACTGCATATAAACTGCAATGCTTCTAACTGTGCTTTATACAATATGAGAATACTGGGTGAAGAGATGGGGATGATTACAGAAGCATTTCTAGGCCCATGTTGTTTCTCATACAtttgtgtgatgctgctgttttgctCTACTTCCTGTCTCATATCGGAATCTTCCTCCTTTTATCCATCATGCCAGCTGAGGAGGCACTTTATACTTAATGGGATGCACAAACCTGGCGATGTGATCCTAGGTGGCTTGTTCGAGATCCACTACACCTCCGTTTTCCCAGAGCTGACATTTACCTCTGAGCCAAATCAGCTCAGGTGTCAAGG TTTTGATCCTACAGGGTTCCGACATGCCATGACCATGGCCTTTGCTATTGAAGAGATCAATAAGAACTCCAACTTGTTGCCTAATGTGACTGTGGGATACAGTCTGTATGACAATTGTGCCACACTTGTTACTGGATTTAGTGCAGCACTGTCATTGGCCACTGGTCAAGAGGAGCAGTTTGTGAGTCACAGGGCATGTTTGGGGACTCCTCCAGTCCTGGGCATTGTGGGTGATTCATTCTCAACTTTCTCCATTGCGACATCTGATGTGTTGGGGCTATTCAGACTGCCTTTG GTGAGTTATTTTGCCACATGTTCCTGTCTGAGTGATCGCAGAAGGTTTCCGTCTTTTTTTAGAACAATCCCAAATGATGCTTTTCAG GTGCGTGTTGTAGTTCAGGTTCTGAAACACTTTGGCTGGACTTGGGCAGGTCTGCTGGTCAGTGGTGATGACTATGGACTCCATGTTAGCCGGTCCTTGCAATCAAACCTGGGTCAGTCTGGTGCAGTTTGCCTGGCCTATACAGAGATATTGCCATGGGGTGACAACCCAGCTGAACTGCAGAGAATTGTGGAATTGATGAAAACATCCACAGCTCAGGTGGTCATTGTGTTTGCACATCAGATCCACATGATTCAGCTAATGGAAGAG GTGGTGAGGCAGAATGTGACAGGCTTGCAGTGGATTGCCAGTGAAGCTTGgacctctgctgctgttcttcagACCTCCCACTTCATGCCGCACCTGGGTGGCACACTGGGAATCGCCATCCGCCGTGGAGAAATACCTGGGCTGAGAAACTTTCTCGTGCAAGTGCGCCCTGTTGACCATCAAAACAACACCTATGGAAATAGCTTG gTGAGACAATTTTGGGAACACACATTTGGTTGTAGATTTGCACCCCCTGGTTTGGTGGATGCTGATGGAGCACTGTGCACTGGACAGGAAGATCTAGAGGAGGTAGAGGCTGACTTCCTGGATGTCTCCAACCTCAGGCCTGAGTACAACATTTACAAGGCCGTGTATGCTCTGGCGCATGCTCTTGACGAGCTGCTGCGCTGTGTTCCAGGCAGGGGACCTTTCACTGGGCACAGCTGTGGCAGTTTGCAAAGTCTAGAAGCATGGCAG ATTATATATTACTTGGAGAAGGTGAAATTTACCACATCATTTGGTGATCAGGTGTCATTTGATGAAAACGGTGATGCTTTACCAATCTATGACGTCATGAACTGGGTGTGGCTCCCAGAGGGAAAAATCAAAATTCAGAGTGTGGGGGTAGTCAGGATGTCACATTTCAAAGATGAAGAACTCACAATTTATGAAGACAAAATCTTCTGGAACTTTCCATCCAAAAAG CCACCCCAGTCAGTCTGCAGTGACAGCTGTCCCCCAGGTACTCGTATGGTCAGGAAAAAGGGGCAGCCTGTGTGTTGCTATGATTGTGTCCCTTGTTCAGAAGGAAAGTACAGCAATGGAACAG ACTCCACAGAGTGCATCAGTTGTCAAGAAGATTTCTGGTCCAGTCCCCAACGTGACCACTGTGTTCCTAAAGAAATTGAGTTCCTGTCATACCATGAGCCTTTGGGCATTTGTCTGACAGCCAGCTCATTGCTAGGCACGTTTATCTGTGCAATTGTCCTGGGAATCTTCAGTTATCATCGAAACACTCCCATTGTACGTGCCAACAACTCAGAACTGAGTTTCCTGATCTTGGTGTCACTCAAATTGTGTTTCCTGTGCTCACTGCTGTTTATTGGGCGACCCAGACAGTGGACATGTCAGCTTAGACATGCAGCATTTGGGATCAGCTTCGTGCTTTGTGTCTCATGCATCCTGGTTAAAACCAtggtggttctggctgtgtTTAAGGCCTCTAAGCCTGGAGGTGGAGCCAGTCTAAAGTGGTTTGGTGCTGTTCAGCAGAGAGGGACAGTTCTGGGTCTTACATCGATCCAAGCAGCAATTTGCACTGTTTGGCTTATTTTTTCCTCACCAGCTCCTCATAAAAACATTCAATATCACAACAACAAAATCATTTATGAGTGTGTATCTGGGTCCACTCTTGGTTTTTCTGTATTACTTGGTTACGTTGGTTTACTGGCCGTCCTCAGCTTCTTATTAGCATTTCTGGCGAGGAATCTTCCAGATAACTTCAATGAGGCCAAACTCAtcacgttcagcatgttgatctTCTGTGCTGTGTGGGTGGCCTTTGTTCCTGCTTATGTTAACTCTCCTGGTAAATATGCTGATGCTGTGGAGGTGTTTGCCATCCTGGCTTCAAGCTTTGGTCTGCTGGTGGCGCTGTTTGGACCTAAATGTTACATCATACTGCTCagaccagagagaaacacaaagagagcAATGACTGGTCGAAGCATTGATAAGAAGTGA